The stretch of DNA AACTCGAACGAAAGTTTCAACAAACGCGAGGAAAGAAGAAGAACCGCTGAATACCTTCGAAACACCGCTGACGTGGTGGGGACGCAAACACGCATTTGTTGATCGAGGGCGCGGCTTGCTTGCCAGCAGCAATGCACTCACGCTCCTTCCCCAAAGCTTGCACGCCGTCAGACGAGCAGCCGCGGGTCAAAAGCAAAATCCTCGGGCGTTCCGATAGAGATTTTCTTGAAATCAGGGTGGGCCGGGTTGAGCAGGTAATTGGGTTCCCCCCATACGACGACGCTGGGCAAAGCCAGTATGGCGGAGCGTCCAGCTCGCACCCAGTCGTCGCCCAACTGCCTGGTGGAAACAGGGGGCGGCTCCGCGCGCCAATCTTTGGGCAAGCCGGTGAGAAATCTCTCAACCAGCGCGGCGTCAAACTCAATGGGTATCGCGACGTATCTGAACATGACAGGGGGATTCAGATGCACCAGGTTTTCCAGCGCCGCCAGAGACTTGGTGCTGCTGGCATAGACAACAGCCACCCCCCGGGAGTTCCACCGGCCACCGGTCTTGGCTGCTCCTTCACCTGAAAAGGCGGTGGCGGCGTGCTTCTCCTTGACGATACGCCAGGCTTCCAGCATCAGGAATAAACCCCGTATTCGATGCGACCAAGCAAATCCTCGACCTCGCGCGCCCCGACCTCGGTCTCGGCATAGTCCAGAGGCACGGCGCCACCCAAACCGATTTGCGGCGAAGTCAGCCAAAGGCGGGCTGTCCCTTGGGTCTCGAAAACCTCCGTGGCTTTGCCCATCAGACGCGCAAACCTGACCAGCCGGTCGGACTCCTCTGGTTCCAGCCGCCCTTTGGCCATCCGCCGGTTCAGAGTGGCTCTGGAAATGCCGAGTTTTGGCGCGAGCCGTTCCATCGGGACACCCAAAAGGCCTTGCAGCACGGCTAACTCCCGGACTGCCAAACCCTGCTGGATAACCTCAATGATGTTCGAGGCATTGACCTCTGCCTCTTTGATCTGTCCCTTCATCTCGCCTGAACCTCTACGTACAAAAAAGTTTACCACGCCTATCTTGTTGAGATTTCCTGATGCGGTGGAATGCCTTTTCGTTTTGCGCTCAACACTTGTGTTGCTCATTTGAGACTATTTATACAATCATTTGAACCCATTGTCAAGAAGCGATGAGCGACGAAGACATTCTAGTTCGGCCTGGGACTTGGAGCGGCGTTTACTTGTCGCTTTCACAGCATCAATTTGCCCTAAATGCCGATCGGGTTTAATTCTGAATTTCCAACGCGACAAATTCCCCCCCCCCCAATGTCCCTCCCCACTTGAAGGCAAAGGCGCTCCGGTCTAGAGTAGCGCATGGGAACATCGGGGAGAGCTTCAAACAGCCACTATAAGCCAATCGAGAACTACGGAATTATCGGGGACCTGCACACGGTTGCGCTGGTCGGCATGGACGGTTCGATTGACTTCATGTGTTTTCCCAATTTCGATTCGCCCACAATCTTCGCCGCGTTGCTGGATTATAAAAAGGGGGGCCGCTTTCAACTGGCGCCGCGGCTCAAAGGCGCGCGCCAGAAACAGCTCTACTTTCCAGACTCCAATATCCTCTTGAGCCGGTTCCTGTCGGATGAAGGCATAGGGGAAGTGTCTGATTTCATGCCCATCATGGAACTGGGCCATGCCCATGACCTGGTTCGCCGGGCCAAGTGCATCCGAGGCGACATCCCATTTCAAATGGTGTGTGACCCTCGCTTTGACTATGGCCGCGCCGGGCATCGAGTCGAAAAGAAACGAAACGAAGTGCTTTTCATCAGCCGCGGCGAAGACAAAACGGTTTTGCGCTTGCGCAGTGAAGTCCCTTTGCGCGTGGAAAATGGCGCTGCCACAGCCGAGTTCACCTTGCACTCAGGCCAAACTGCCGCCTTCGTGCTCGAAGATGTCCATGCCGGGGAAGGGGGGTCACCATCGGCGGCGCCCAATTATGTGACCGAGTCGTTTAAGCAAACGATGAATTACTGGCGGCAGTGGGTGCGCCAATCCCAATACCGAGGCCGCTGGCGCGAGGTGGTCAACCGGTCGGCTTTGACGCTCAAGCTGCTGACCTCAGCCGAACATGGTTCGATTGTTGCCGCCCCGACTTTTGGGCTGCCCGAAGAGATCGGCGGCGTGCGCAACTGGGATTACCGTTACACGTGGATTCGAGATGCGTCCTTTACCACCTATGCCTTGATGCGCTTAGGCTATACAGCAGAGGCGACCGCCTTCATGCGCTGGATTGAAGCCCGTTGCGCTGAACTCAAACCCGGCTCGCCGCTCCAGGTCATGTATGGCCTGGATGGACGCCAGAATCTGCAGGAGACCGACTTGCGCCACTTCGAAGGCTACAAAAAGTCGCGCCCGGTTCGCATTGGCAACGGCGCATGCGACCAGCTTCAGCTCGATATCTATGGAGAGCTGATGGACTCGGTTTACATCTACAATAAATTCGGAGAGCTGATCTCGTATGATTTTTGGCTGAACCTGGTGGGCCTGATTGATTGGGTTTGCGCCAATTGGCAGCGGCCAGACGAAGGCATCTGGGAAGTGCGCGGAGGGCCTTACGAATTTCTCTACTCGAGGATCATGTGCTGGGTAGCGGTGGACCGCGGCCTGCGCCTGGCTCAAAAGCGCTCCTTCCCGGCCCCATTAGCCAAGTGGCGGGAAATCCGGGATCAGATTTACCGCCATGTTTATCAAAACTTCTGGGACTCGGAATTGCGCAGCTTCGTGCAGTACAAGGGCTCGAAAGCGGTGGATGCGGCGGCGCTGTTGATGCCCTTGATGAAGTTCATCGGGCCTAATGACCCGCGCTGGCGCTCGACTCTTGACTTCATTAATAGCAACCTGGTCGAGGATTCGCTGGTTTATCGCTATAATGTCATGAAAGGAGCCAACACGGGCTTTCCTGGCCGCGAAGGCACCTTCTCGATGTGCTCATTTTGGAATGTCGAATGCCTCGCCCGCGCCGGTGACTTCAAATTGTCGCGGTTTTATTTCGAAAAAACCCTGGGGTATGCCAACCACTTGGGATTGTATTCAGAAGAACTCGGCCTCAATGGGCAGCAGTTGGGCAATTTCCCGCAGGCATTCACGCATCTGGGCTTGATCAGCGCCGCTTACTATCTTGACCGCTCACTGGACAAGCAGCAGACGGCCAAGGATGGCCCGTCTTTGGCAATGTAACCAGGAACGCCGGCCAAGCGTCAATCGTTAGGCACCCAGCCTTTGCCAGGGATGTACTCGCGGCTGCCAGAATGGGAAGCGCAACCTCCCGCCAATAGGGCGGCTGCCAATATCAAGAGCAGACAAAATTTTGACATGACCGCACTTTAAATCCAGATTGCAAACAGGGCAAGCTGGTAGGGAACGCGTGATATTATGCCTGAAACTGAGAAATCGCTAAAGGGCCAGTTGCTGCTGGACAGCGGCCAATTGCAGGGCTCCTTTTTCCAGCGAACGGTAGTCCTGATCTGCCAGCACGATGCGGACGGAGCGTTTGGCCTGATCCTGAATCGGGCGGCTGGCAGCAAAGCCGGGGAGATGATCGTGGCGGACCTGCCCGAGACGCTGAAGGCCTGCCCCTTGTTCTTGGGCGGCCCTGTCCAGCCATCCGCGTTGAGTTTCCTGCACAGCGACTCCTTTATTCCAGACGCCAATGTGATGGCCAATTTGAGCCTGGGACACTCGCTCGACAGCCTGGTCGAAATCGGAGATTCGTTTTCACCAACACAGCAAATCAAGATGTTCGCCGGGTACGCCGGGTGGAGCGCCGGCCAGCTCGAAGACGAACTCAAACGCGATGCCTGGCTCACCCACCCGGCCTCACTGGACTTGATCTTCGATAGCCAGCCCGACCAGCTCTGGCAAAAAATCCTGCGCCAAAAAGGTTGGAAATACCGGCTCCTGTCCCAGATGCCGGAGGATTTGTCGCTAAATTAGTCCGGCCATCGGCCTCAACGCTCCTAGCTCGCCAGAACTCGCGCCGTGCTTGACCTCAATTATGCCAACTCGGGAAATTCAACTTGCCTGGGTTTTGCGGGGTGATTAGGTTTCAGGGGCGAAGCCAAATCCCGGCTTTGCTGTCCCTATGAATGTGCAAACGGAAATCGGCTATAATTCAAAGGTCGAAGGCGACGTGGTAGTCACCCGCCTGGATGCGGCCATCAATTGGTTCCGCAAGAACTCGCTCTGGCCGATGCCGATGGGCTTGGCCTGCTGCGCCATCGAATTGATGGCCACGGGCGCCAGCCGGTTCGATATTTCCAGGTTCGGCTCGGAGGTGATGCGTTTTTCCCCGCGTCAATCGGATGTGATGATCGTCGCGGGAACAGTGACTTACAAAATGGCCCTGGCGGTCCAGCGGATTTACGAGCAGATGACTGACCCCAAATGGGTGATTGCGATGGGGGCTTGCGCGTCGAGCGGCGGGATGTACCGCAGCTACTCGGTACTGCAGGGGGTGGATAACATTGTGCCTGTTGACGTGTATATTGGCGGGTGCCCGCCGCGGCCCGAGGCCTTGCTGGATGCGCTGATAAAGCTCCAGGCCAAAGTCGCCCGCGAACCGGTGCTCGCAACGCTGAAGGTGGCCTGAACTGGGGATACAGGTGAAACCGCACCGCGATAATCGATTCGGTTCCTCTGAGAATCCGAATGCAGCCGTTCAGCCGTCCCTTCGGGACTCGTCTGCTTGCGGGCCAATTCCCAACGCTGAAGTGTTGGGCATTATCCGATGTCCCTCCGGGACATTATCCGGGTCCTACAATGAGTGATACGACTTCAACGCCCAAGCCTGCGTCCGCACCTGCAGGCGGCCCCGCAAAGCCTGAGAGCCCCGCCGCAGGATTGGCGCGCCAACTCAAGGCCAGATTTGACCAGTGGATTTCTGAACCCATCGAATTCCGAGGCGAGCTCACGCTGAAAGTCTCAGATGTCGAGCGGATGCCGGAGATTTGCGCGGTGGCAAGGAACGAAATGGGTTTTGATTACCTGGTAGATATCACCAGCATCGATAATTATGGCGAGGACCCGCGGTTCACGCTGGTTTTTCACCTCTACGGCTATGGCCATCGCCAGTACCTGCGCCTCAAGGCCGAATTGAGCGAGGAAAAAGGCGAGGCACCGACGCTCACGGGTATCTGGCGCACCGCAGATTGGCACGAGCGCGAGATTTACGACATGATGGGCATCCGCTTCCGCGGGCACCCCGACCTGCGCCGGATTCTGATGTGGGAAGGCTACCCTTATTTTCCGTTGCGGAAGGATTTTCCATTGGCCGGAAAGCCGAGTGAGATGCCCGAGGTTGCATTCACCGAACCGGCGCCGCTGGCGGGCGGACCGTTCGTCACCATCGCGGGCGGTAAAGACGCGCTCTCACGCGAACCTCGGGTGCGAATCCCGGAAACGGATGCTATCGCGCTGAACGCGCGAGTCGAACGCCGCAGAGACATCCGGGGCGCGCACGGCCACAGCCACGGGCCTGGACCAATCCCGAAGAAATGATTCTTCCGTTGCGCCACGATGAGTGAAGAACGACATGTCGCGTTTACTGATACGGCTGGCAGAACCGCCGAGGCGTTGCGCACTCTGAATCAGCCGGCCCCGGCCAATACATCTTCCGCTGATCTGCCGGGTGAGAAAATGGTCCTGAACATGGGCCCGTCGCACCCGGCCACGCATGGTGTTTTGCGCATTGTGCTCGAACTGGACGGCGAGATTATCACAAAGGCCATGCCGGATGTGGGTTTTCTTCATCGCGGAGATGAAAAGATAGCGGAGAACATGACTTACACCCAGTTCATTCCTTATACGGATCGACTGGATTACCTGGCCCCGCTGGCCAACAATGTTGCCTACGTACTGGCTGTTGAGAAACTGCTGGGCATTGATCGGCAGTTGCCCCCCCGCTGCCAGTTCATTCGGGTCATTTGCTGCGAACTGGCCCGGGTCGCTTCCCATCTTTTGGGTTTGGGGTCCTTTGCCATGGATGTGGGCGCAATGACCGTGTTTCTGCACACATTCACGGAGCGCGA from Verrucomicrobiia bacterium encodes:
- a CDS encoding RES family NAD+ phosphorylase; the protein is MLEAWRIVKEKHAATAFSGEGAAKTGGRWNSRGVAVVYASSTKSLAALENLVHLNPPVMFRYVAIPIEFDAALVERFLTGLPKDWRAEPPPVSTRQLGDDWVRAGRSAILALPSVVVWGEPNYLLNPAHPDFKKISIGTPEDFAFDPRLLV
- a CDS encoding antitoxin Xre/MbcA/ParS toxin-binding domain-containing protein translates to MKGQIKEAEVNASNIIEVIQQGLAVRELAVLQGLLGVPMERLAPKLGISRATLNRRMAKGRLEPEESDRLVRFARLMGKATEVFETQGTARLWLTSPQIGLGGAVPLDYAETEVGAREVEDLLGRIEYGVYS
- a CDS encoding glycoside hydrolase family 15 protein, whose product is MGTSGRASNSHYKPIENYGIIGDLHTVALVGMDGSIDFMCFPNFDSPTIFAALLDYKKGGRFQLAPRLKGARQKQLYFPDSNILLSRFLSDEGIGEVSDFMPIMELGHAHDLVRRAKCIRGDIPFQMVCDPRFDYGRAGHRVEKKRNEVLFISRGEDKTVLRLRSEVPLRVENGAATAEFTLHSGQTAAFVLEDVHAGEGGSPSAAPNYVTESFKQTMNYWRQWVRQSQYRGRWREVVNRSALTLKLLTSAEHGSIVAAPTFGLPEEIGGVRNWDYRYTWIRDASFTTYALMRLGYTAEATAFMRWIEARCAELKPGSPLQVMYGLDGRQNLQETDLRHFEGYKKSRPVRIGNGACDQLQLDIYGELMDSVYIYNKFGELISYDFWLNLVGLIDWVCANWQRPDEGIWEVRGGPYEFLYSRIMCWVAVDRGLRLAQKRSFPAPLAKWREIRDQIYRHVYQNFWDSELRSFVQYKGSKAVDAAALLMPLMKFIGPNDPRWRSTLDFINSNLVEDSLVYRYNVMKGANTGFPGREGTFSMCSFWNVECLARAGDFKLSRFYFEKTLGYANHLGLYSEELGLNGQQLGNFPQAFTHLGLISAAYYLDRSLDKQQTAKDGPSLAM
- a CDS encoding YqgE/AlgH family protein; this translates as MPETEKSLKGQLLLDSGQLQGSFFQRTVVLICQHDADGAFGLILNRAAGSKAGEMIVADLPETLKACPLFLGGPVQPSALSFLHSDSFIPDANVMANLSLGHSLDSLVEIGDSFSPTQQIKMFAGYAGWSAGQLEDELKRDAWLTHPASLDLIFDSQPDQLWQKILRQKGWKYRLLSQMPEDLSLN
- the nuoB gene encoding NADH-quinone oxidoreductase subunit NuoB — encoded protein: MNVQTEIGYNSKVEGDVVVTRLDAAINWFRKNSLWPMPMGLACCAIELMATGASRFDISRFGSEVMRFSPRQSDVMIVAGTVTYKMALAVQRIYEQMTDPKWVIAMGACASSGGMYRSYSVLQGVDNIVPVDVYIGGCPPRPEALLDALIKLQAKVAREPVLATLKVA
- a CDS encoding NADH-quinone oxidoreductase subunit C, whose product is MSDTTSTPKPASAPAGGPAKPESPAAGLARQLKARFDQWISEPIEFRGELTLKVSDVERMPEICAVARNEMGFDYLVDITSIDNYGEDPRFTLVFHLYGYGHRQYLRLKAELSEEKGEAPTLTGIWRTADWHEREIYDMMGIRFRGHPDLRRILMWEGYPYFPLRKDFPLAGKPSEMPEVAFTEPAPLAGGPFVTIAGGKDALSREPRVRIPETDAIALNARVERRRDIRGAHGHSHGPGPIPKK